TGGCATCCGCACCGGCCATCGGCATCGGCTCCCTTCCATCCACGCAAGACTCACTTGCGGAGCGATGCTAGAACAGAATGAGAACGACCGGCAGCCCCGGAGGCACCCATGCGCCGCGGCCGCGACCGAGACGACGGAGATGGTCCGCCCTCCACCACGGCCGAGTTGCGCGCCGAGGGCATCACCACGGTCGAGGTCTACTGCCGGCGCACCGGCTGCCGGCACCGCGCCGTCATCGCGACGGATCGATTCCCGGATGATCTGTCCTCGGTTCGCTTCGCCTTCCGCCTGCGCTGCTCCCGCTGCGGGGCGCGCCGACCGGAGGTCCGCCGGGACATGCTCGCCCACTATGCTCAGATCCATGCCGAGACCGGCTGGGGCATGAGGGCGTCCGGCCCGCTGCCGGCGCACCACAAGGTGGTCGGGCGAGACGTGCCGTGGCCGGATGAGAAGCGCTGAAACGAAATGAGTCCGCGCAGCCGAAGCTCGCGGGCTCAGTATTGGGGCTTCAATGAGGCATGAAGCACTGCACTGTCAGCACATTGATTGCGGCGAGACATTAACCTTTGTTCATTGAGCGCCGAGTGAGGCTACATGCTGCAAAAAGCCCGCCGCGGCGCTGCCGGGACACCGACCATCAGCGAACCGCTCAACCTCAGGCGCATCGCTGATCGAGATACCCCCTAAGAGCATCGGCAGACGGTTCTGAAACCGGCAATAGTGCGGCCCAAAAGCAAGAAAAGGGAGCGCATGATGCCGCTACACACTGACGAGCGCTGGCACTACGAAGGCGATGCCGCCACGCGCGAGAAGCGGGTCTATTGCGATGACGCGCTGATCGGCAGAGTTCGGCGCTGGCACATGATGGAACCGGACGGGCGGTTCAGCGCGTGGTTTGCATTTGAGCAATGGCAGGATGGCGCGTTCCGTCCAGTTGGCGGCCTGCAAGCTACCTTCGACGAAGCCCTCCTCCATCTGGCCTCCTTGTCTGTACCACCACGCGCTTGCCAGTGAGACGATCCACTCCCCGCCGCGCCTACGACGCGGACGGCCGCGAGATCCGGGCGCCGACGATCGGCGATCTGCGGGCGGAGGACAATACCACTGCGTCCGTGCGCTGCTACGGATGCAGCTACAGGGCGATCATGAGCATCGACCGCTCCCCCCTCCACCTAGGACCGGGCGAGAGGGCGGCGGAATTTAGATTCCGCCGGCGCCGGGGATCCGCCTTCCTGCCCTCTAACCGGCCTCAGCCAGGAGAGCGGCTGTGCTCCGGCACACTCTCCTCGGCCGTTCGCGCGAGAGCACTGCTGGCGCGTAAGCTGCATTCCGATATGCAGGGCGCGCGGGCATCACTATGGGCAAGGATGCCGGCGTCCGTCATACCCAAGGTACGTGCCTGACTTAGGGTCATAGGATTTGAACCGCTGCGCGCAAGCTGCGACCGGATCTACCGTTACGGTCGCCTCACCGGAGGCCGGCACAACCGCGTCGCTTTCGTAGCCGTAACCTGCGGGTGCGTAGCCGCCGTAGTAATAATCAGGGTAGTAGCCGCCCGCGTAGCCATAGCCGAGACTGCCTGCGGCCAATCCAAGCCCGAAACCTACACCCAGCGCACCGTACCCATAGCCACGCCGGTATCCGAAGCGGAGCCTGCCATGAAATCCACCGCGATGGCCGATGAAACCGCCCCGGAATCCAGCACCACGGTAGCCGCCGAAGCCGCTGCGGGCGCCTCCCTCCGCGAGTGCGTTGCCGCCTCGGAAGCCATTGCCGGCCAGTCCGACTCTGCCGCCCCGGAAGCCCGCACCGGCAAGCCCGGCTCCGCCGCTCAAGCCGCCCGCTCCGGCTAGACCGGCTCCGCCACCATGGAAGACCCCGCCGCCTAGCGCACTACCTCAACGGAAGCCTCCGCCCGCAAGCCCAGCACCACCGCGGAAACCTCCAGCTCCCATGCCGGCTCCGCCCCGGAATCCACCGCCTCCGAAGCCGCCGTGGTACCCGCCCGCACCGAATCCGACGGGTCGCGCATCGGCGCTCGCAGGAAGGATGATCAAGGAGCTGGCCATAGCGGCGATGGCGAACAAGGTTTGCTTCATGATCTTACGCCTGAGTGTGCGGTTTTCCTCGTTTCCTGAACGCACTCAGGTGAGGGCAGGTTTCTGCACACCAGTCGCTGGTAGCCGAAAGCCGCCCCAAGACCCTGCTCGGATGTTCGGAAAACGGTCGGATGCAATTGGCGAAGTTGCTAGCGAAGATCCGCCGTGAGAACTTACTGCATTCGATCACTGGAGTCACCGCCATAAGGTGAGTTGTGTCCGCTCGTTTCGCGTTCGTTCCTGAATACCTGCGGACGTGAGCGCCACACCGGCCGAAACGGCTTACTCGTCCTCAGCCTCCTTCCATTCCTGGTATGCGGCGGGATCGTAGATGTGCTCGAGCGTGGGCACGAAGCGAACTTCCCGCCCGCCAAACTTACGCTTGAAGATGCTGAAGTTCTGCCAACCGTCGCTCGGCGCGCCCTGCGGGGTCACACCGAACAGATCGTAGGAGAGGCAGCCGCGGCTCTTTGCCGTCCGCATGATCTCGAAGTGGAGCAGATATGGCGCCATCACGTTGCGGTGCACGTCCCGTGAGCCGCCATAGTAGTACGTTGCCATGCGGCCGCTATATACCACCAGCGCCGTCGCGATCCTTGTCCCCTGGTATTCTGAAAAGAAGATCGAACCACGGTCTGCAGCCAGAAGCCTTGGGATCAAGTTATGAAAGTAGCCGGAGCTGCGTCCATCTTTTCTCCTGCGGTCGAAAGTCTCTCGGTAAACGGCCAAAAAGTCCTCAATCCCCTTGGAGGAGACGTCCTCGACGACTGACACGCCATACCGCTGAGCGACCCGGATGTTGTACCGGCCTTTCGGTTTCATCTGAGCCAAGATGGCGCTCTCGGACGAGGTCAAATCGATATAGAGTGTATCACGGGGAGTGCCATAGTAGTGGCTGGATTTCCGGAATCCCGTCACGAATTCCGGCACGTGCTCCCACCGTGGATTGATGCACAGGTGACTGACCACCCGCTGTTCGGTCTGCCGCTTGCGCTCGATGAATGACATCACCGTACGAAAGACCTGCTCCTGCTCGGAAGGCGAGTCCTCTTCCAGGAAGATTGGGCCGTCAGGGACGATATAGTAGCACTTGCCCGGAGCAAATGAGCGCGCGAGAACCATTGCACCGCCGATGATGGCGTCTCCGTACCGCAGCACCGTCCCGAACTGCTCCCATCCACGAGCGACCTGCAGCGACGTGTACCACGACAGCTGCCGGAAGCCTGGATCAGCCCTTTGTTCGATGAAGGCATCCCACGTCTTCCACCTGTCGAATTCCGAATGCGGCTGCTTAACGGCTACTTCAGCACTCATCACTACCTCTCGCACTCTCGATCAATTGCAATGTCTCAGACACAGACAACCGCTCCTCTACAGGAGCGACACTTGGCTGATCGAGCGAATGACCGGCCAGGAGCACGAAAATGGTAACGCCTACTTCGCCTCTCCGGAGAAGCGCTTCCTGCGGGAGCCTTGGAACGCGGGGCGCCAAGTCCTACGGCGTGGTGCTCGGTCCTCGGAGCAAGATCGCCCGAAGTCGCACCGCCATTGAGGGCGACCTCATCGTAGCCGTCCTGACCGAGCAAGCGCCCGACGCGCACCTCGCCGGGCTCCGCGCCGACGGCGTTTCGTACGTTTTCGCTGGCAACGGCGAACTCGACCTCGGCAAGCTGGGACATCAGTATTCGGTATGGTGAGAGGGGTGGCTGGGGGCAGGTGCAGCTCGTGCAGCTCGGTCGCCTCGTCCGCGCGATGGCAGGAGACCTTGCCGTTGCACAGGGTGATCACCCGGCCCGAGGCGCGGATGGTCTCCGGCCGATGCGCGATCACGATGCGCGTCACGCAGGCGGCCGCAAGGGCCGCGTTGACCGCCCGCTCGCGATCCACGTCGAGATGGCTCGTCGCCTCATCCAGCAGAAGGATCCCGGGCCGCCGGTACAGGGCGCGAGCGATCAGCACCCGCTGCTTCTGACCGCCCGACAGCATCGTCCCCATGTCCCCGATCAGCGTGCTGTAGCCCATCGGCATCTGGATGATGTCGGCGTGCACCGCCGCCAGATCCGCACACTCGACGACCCGCGGCAGATCAGGCTGCTCGGCAAAGAAGCTGATGTTGTCCGCAATCGAGCCGGCGAACAGCTGGTCGTCCTGCATCACCACACCGAGCATGGCGCGGTAGTTCTGGAGACCGATCCGGCTCATCGGCTCGCCGTTGACCAGGATCTCGCCATGGGTCGGCGCCACGAGGCCGGAGAGGATCTTCAGCAGCGTCGTCTTGCCGCCGCCGGAGGGCCCCACGATGGCGACCGACTCGCCGGCCTCGATCCGCAGGCTGACGTTGTCGAGAATCCAGGGCTCGTGCTCGCCGTAGCGGAAGCTGACATGGCGCAGCTCGACCGCTTGCGGCGGGTGGCTCCCTTCCGGCCGAAGGCGCACCGGGCTGCGCGGCTCCGGCTCGGTGAGGGCGATATCGGCCAGGCGCTCCGCATGCAGCCGGAGCATCTTCAGGTCGACCAGCTTGTTGATCAGCTCCGCGACGCGCTCGATGAACTGATCCTTGTACAGGAGGAACGCCAGCAGCAGGCCGACCGACATGGTGTTGGCCATGATGTGGCGTGCGCCGAGCCAGATGATGGTGATCTTCAGAAAGCCGAACAGCAGCCCGTTCGCCGTCT
This region of Methylobacterium nodulans ORS 2060 genomic DNA includes:
- a CDS encoding BA14K family protein, with the protein product MPASGEATVTVDPVAACAQRFKSYDPKSGTYLGYDGRRHPCP
- a CDS encoding lipid II:glycine glycyltransferase FemX — its product is MSAEVAVKQPHSEFDRWKTWDAFIEQRADPGFRQLSWYTSLQVARGWEQFGTVLRYGDAIIGGAMVLARSFAPGKCYYIVPDGPIFLEEDSPSEQEQVFRTVMSFIERKRQTEQRVVSHLCINPRWEHVPEFVTGFRKSSHYYGTPRDTLYIDLTSSESAILAQMKPKGRYNIRVAQRYGVSVVEDVSSKGIEDFLAVYRETFDRRRKDGRSSGYFHNLIPRLLAADRGSIFFSEYQGTRIATALVVYSGRMATYYYGGSRDVHRNVMAPYLLHFEIMRTAKSRGCLSYDLFGVTPQGAPSDGWQNFSIFKRKFGGREVRFVPTLEHIYDPAAYQEWKEAEDE